The DNA window CCTGAAGCGCATCCACCCTGAGCCCTGGAGCATGGTGGAAGAAAAATACCGGGTCGGGCAGTTTGTGGAAGGGACTGTGACAAAACTGGCTCCCTTTGGCGCTTTCGTCCAGATAGAAGATGGGATTGAAGGTCTCATCCACATATCCGAACTTTCCTTCCAGCGCATAAACCACCCTAAAGAAGTGGTAAAGGTGGGGGATGTACTGCGCTTGCAAATTATAAGCCTTGACCCCGTTCACCGCCGGATGGGCTTAAGCTTGAAGAGGGTGGCCGAGCATAATAGATCCAGCGAGGATTGGCGCAAAGATTATGAAGAGTTTTCACGGAGGGATTAATGGGGGATAAGCTGGAAAAATTTACCAAACAGGCCCGAAAAGTCCTCAAACTGGCTCAGGAAGAGGCCATAAGGTTCAACCACAGTTACATTGGGACTGAACATCTCCTTCTGGGCCTCCTTCACGACAAGGACAGCGTAGCGGTTAAAGTCCTGGAAGAGCTCGGGATAAACCCTTCTCACGTTCGCCGTAGTCTGGAAAGGCTCATAAAGCCCGGAAGGCATGCTCCAACCCAGCTTACCCTCACCCCCAGAACCAAGAGGGTTCTAGCTTTAGCTATGGACGAAGCCCGCAGGTTGGGCCACAATTATGTGGGAACCGAACACCTGCTCTTAGCCCTGGCTAAGGAGGAAGAAGGGCTGGCCATAGAAGTCCTCAGAAACTTGGGAGTGGACCTGGAAGCTATCCGGCGCCAAACTACAAAGCTCCTCATTGAAAGCAAGCCTCAGCCTTCCACTCGCCCCCCCGAAAGCACAACCCCCTTGCTGGACCAGCTTTCGGTAGACCTCACAGCCTTGGCTGCGGAGGGGAAGCTTGATCCGGTAATAGGCCGGGAGAAGGAAATAGAAAGGGTGATGCAGATTTTAGCCCGGCGCACTAAAAACAACCCTGCCCTTATAGGAGAGCCAGGGGTTGGAAAAACGGCCATCGTGGAAGGGCTTGCCCAGCGCATAGTGGCAGGAGAAGTGCCAGAGCCCCTTCTGGAGAAGAGAGTGGTCATGCTGGATGTGGGAGCGCTGGTGGCTGGAACCATCTATAGAGGACAATTTGAGGAACGCCTTAAGAAGGTCATTGAAGAAATACGCCGCTCCCCTGTAATCCTTTTCATAGATGAAATGCACATGTTGGTGGGCGCAGGAGCCGCAGGCTCAGCTGTTGATGCTGCCAATATCCTTAAGCCAGCGTTAGCCCGTGGCGAATTGCAGTGCATAGGGGCCACCACTCCTGACGACTATAGAAAATATGTGGAGAAAGATGCCGCCTTAGAGCGCCGCTTCCAGCCTGTATATGTTTCAGAGCCCACCCCCCAGGAAACCATTGAGATCCTCAAAGGGATAAGGAGCCGGTACGAAGCTCACCACAAAGTTAGGATAACTGATGAAGCTATATTGAGTGCCGTTCGCCTGTCCATCCGCTATATCACGGATCGGTACCTTCCGGATAAAGCTATTGACCTCATTGATGAAGCTGCTGCCAGAGTAAGGATGTACAAATCGCCTCATGCTCGTGAACTTCTAGAAATATTCCGCAATTTAAGGCGTATACGTCAGAGAAAAGAGGAAATTCTGGAATTCGGCAATTACGAAGAGGCGGTTGCTTTGCGCCTCAAAGAAGTGGAATTGGAAAAACAGCTTTCATCCCTCAGGGAGGAGTGGGACCTCTCTGAAGACCTCCCCATGGTGACCCCCGAAGATATTGCTGAAGTGGTCTCCATGTGGACGGGCATACCGGTGACCTCTTTGGCGGAAGAGGAGACCAAACGCCTCCTCAGGATGGAGGAGGAACTTCACAAGCGCATTGTAAGCCAGGATGAAGCTATTGAAACCATAGCCAAAGCTGTCCGAAGGGCAAGGGCCGGGCTTAAAGATCCACGCCGCCCTATTGGAACTTTCATCTTCATGGGGCCTACAGGGGTAGGGAAAACGGAGCTGGCCAAAGCTCTGGCAGAGTTTATGTTCGGAACAGAGGAGGCCCTGATTCAAATAGACATGTCCGAATTTATGGAACGCCACACAGTTTCTCGCCTCATTGGAGCTCCTCCGGGTTATGTGGGGTATGAAGAAGGAGGACAACTCACTGAAGCCGTTCGCCATCGCCCCTACAGCGTGATCCTTCTGGATGAGATAGAAAAAGCCCACCCCGAAGTCTTCAACATCCTCCTCCAGATAATGGAAGAAGGCCACCTCACCGATGGTCGCGGCCGCAGAGTTGATTTCCGGAACTGCATAATTATAATGACCTCCAACATTGGAGTGGAAAGGCTCAACAGGGCAGCAGCCCTTGGTTTTAAAGCCACTAGGGATGAAGTTAAAGACCTTCAGACCCGCTATGAGGCTATGAAAGAGCAAGTTATGGCTGAACTCAAACGCACTTTCCGCCCCGAGTTCCTGAACCGTGTAGACGCAGTGGTGGTCTTCAAACCTTTAACCAAGGAAGACATCAAAAAGATTGTGGATCTGGAAATTGGCAAGCTGGCCAAAAGGCTTGAGGAGCAAAAGCTTGCCATAGAAATAACAGAAGAAGCCCGGGAATTCCTGGCCGAGAAAGGCTATGACCCCAACTTTGGCGCTCGCCCTCTTAAGAGAGCGATCCAACGCTACGTGGAAGAGCCTCTTTCTGAAGCCATCCTGGAAGGACGCTTTAAACTCGGAGACACCGTGGTGGTAAACTTAAGGGAAGGGGGGATCTCCCTGGACCCTAAGGGGGCCCTTCAAAAAGAAACCAGCCCTCTGAGGGAAGCCTTAAACTAGACCCACGGAAGTGGGAAAAGATGCGGAAAGGGCATCATGGAAGCAATCTGCCCACAAATGGGGCCAAAAAACCACCCGAACTTCTGGCTCAGGGTAGTTTTCAAGATTATTGACAAATTCGCTCAAATTTAGTATATAAGCTTTCAGGGCAAAAACTTTAGAAAGGAGGCCTGCCATGAAGCGATATGAATGCACCGTTTGCGGCTACATTTATGACCCCACAAAGGGTGATCCTGACCGTAATGTCCCTGCTGGCACCCCCTTTGAACAGCTCCCTGATGATTGGGTTTGCCCCGATTGCGGAGCCACTAAGGATATGTTCCAGCCATTGGATTAAAGCAAAATAGCGCTGCCATGCCTCCAATATCCATAGCTCCGGGAATTTTTTGGGTAGGCATAAATGATCGCACTACTGATCTCTTTGAAGGCCTCTGGCCTATAGAGAGGGAAGGGGTCTCCTATAATTACTACATCATTTTGGACGAAAAAAAGGTCCTCATAGACCTGGCCAAGGGCTTCAAAACTGATGAATTTTTCTCCAACATTGCTGAAGTCACCAACCCCGCCGAAATTGACTACGTTGTTATAAACCACATGGAACCAGACCACACAGGAACCCTGTATACTTTCCGGCAGGTTGCCCCTAAGGCTACCATAATAGTCACCCCTAAGGGAGCTGAACTTCTAAAGAACTTCTTCGGGATCACGGAAAACGTCAAAGTGGTTGAAGATGGCGAACTCCTTACTTTAGGGCAGCGAACTCTCCGCTTCCTTCATACTCCATTCGTGCACTGGCCTGAGACTATGATGACCTATGAAACGAATTCTCAGATCCTCTTCTCCTGCGACGCCTTCGGAGGATACGGCGCCCTGAGAGGGGCAATTTTTGAAGACGAATGCACCGACCTGGATTTCTACAAAAAAGAAGCTCTCCGCTACTACGTAACTGTAGTAGCTACGTTCAGCGGCCCCGTCCTCAGGGCTATAGAGAAACTCAAGGACCTCAAGATTGATATTATCGCCCCTTCTCACGGACTTCTCTGGCGTAAGAACCCTTCAGTAATAGTGGAACTATACCGCCTCTGGGCAAGTTATGCCACATCTCCCGGTGAACCGGCTGTCACCCTTATTTACGGCTCCATGTACGGCAATACCGAAAAATTCATGAACGCGGTAGCTCAGGGTGTGTCCCGGGAAGGGGTTCCTGTAGAGATATTTGATGCCGCCCGAGTTCATCCAGCTTATATCCTCCCATACCTGTGGACACGGCAAGGGGTCATAATAGGCGCTCCTACCTACGAAGGAGGCCTCTTCCCCCCAGTTGCCCATGCCCTGGACATAGCCGCCCTCAAACGAGTAATGAACAAGAAAGCCGCCTACTTTGGAAGCTACGGCTGGAGCGGAGGAGCCCTGAGAAGGCTTAAGGAAATCCTCGAACGCCTCAAATGGGAACTGGTAGATACTCTGGTGTTCGCAGGCAGGCCAGAGCCTGAAGAACTCAAGAAGGGGGAAGAATTCGGGGCTAAGTTCGCTCGTCTTATAAAAGAAACTCCATGAAACCCTTACCTCTTAACCTAGTCATCATAGGCAATGGGGTGGCAGGTATAACTGCTGCTTTGGAACTTGCCCGGCGCAAAACGGGAGAGATTGATGTTTTTACAAAGGAGCCATACCACTATTACTATCGCCCGCGCCTTCCATCTTTTATCGCTGGGGAATTGTCGGAAAAAGAGCTTTTCCCTCATGAGCCATCATGGTATGAAAATGCAGGGATAAAAATTCACCTTAGCACTCCCGTAGTTCGCTTGTTCCCCGAGCGTAAAGCTATAGTCACTGCCGATGGGCGGGAATATTCCTACAGGAAACTTCTCCTGGCAACAGGAAGCCTCCCCTTGCTTCCACCTTTAGAGGGAATAGACAGGGAAGGGGTTTTCACGCTCCGCACCTTGGACGACGCCCGGGCTATAAAAAGTTACTCTGAGCAATGTGAGAGAGCAGTAATACTGGGAGGGGGCCTTCTGGGGCTGGAAGCGGCAAGGGCTTTGAGAGTTCGCGGCCTATCAGTTGTAGTCCTGGAACGAGCTTCCTACCTTTTACCCCGCCAGCTGGATGAAGAAGGAGCACGCGTGTTACAGAAGCTTGTGGAAAACATGGGTATAAGGGTAGAAGTTTCTGCAGAAGCCAGGGCCATTCTGGGAAATGGGAAAGTGGAAGGCGTGGTGCTGAGTGATGGCCGAAAATTTCAGGCCCAACTGGTCCTCATAACCATTGGGGTCAAGTGCAATGCCGGGCTGGCCAGGGAAGCCGGCCTTATGGTAGAGGGGGGGATTTTGGTGGACGAGAGGATGGCCACATCAGCTCCGGATATATACGCTGCCGGGGATGTGGCTTATTTCCGGGGCCGCTCCTGGGGGATAATCCCTGTGGCCCTGGCCCAGGCTCAGGTAGCTGCTGCCTCTATGGCCGGTGAGGAAGCTACCTACAGAGAGGTTGTCCCTTCCAATTCCCTGAAGATAATGGATATAGAAGTTACCTCAGCAGGTGAAGTGAACCTTCCGGAAAATCAAGGGATTCACCTGCGTTTTTCCAGACCTGAGGCTGGAATTTACAGGAAAATCGTCCTGCGCGACGGAACAGCCGTAGGCTGTGTCTCTATAGGTGACAGGAAATGGGGGGCCATGGTGGAAAAGCTGATAAAGGATAAAACCACCATGGCCTTTGAAGAAGCCTTAAAACTCTTAGAAGGAGGTGCATAATGATAGGGGAACTCTATCAGAAAGCTGACTGGAAAACTGAAAAGCACGTTCCAGTCATTGAAGCTCCCTCGGAGGTCAAGGCGGGTGAGCTCTTCCAGGTAAAAGTCAGTATAGGCAAAGAAATAGCCCATCCCAACACCACCGAACATCATATCCGTTGGATAAACGTCTATTTCCACCCTGAAGGGGACAAGTATGCTTACGATGTAGGCTACTTCGCCTTTAACGCCCATGGTGAATCGGTGCAGGGGCCCAATACAGGTCCCGTTTACACCCACCACGAAGTGGTCTTCTGGATGAAAGTCCAGAAATCGGGCACTCTATATGCG is part of the Anaerolineae bacterium genome and encodes:
- a CDS encoding ATP-dependent Clp protease ATP-binding subunit, which gives rise to MGDKLEKFTKQARKVLKLAQEEAIRFNHSYIGTEHLLLGLLHDKDSVAVKVLEELGINPSHVRRSLERLIKPGRHAPTQLTLTPRTKRVLALAMDEARRLGHNYVGTEHLLLALAKEEEGLAIEVLRNLGVDLEAIRRQTTKLLIESKPQPSTRPPESTTPLLDQLSVDLTALAAEGKLDPVIGREKEIERVMQILARRTKNNPALIGEPGVGKTAIVEGLAQRIVAGEVPEPLLEKRVVMLDVGALVAGTIYRGQFEERLKKVIEEIRRSPVILFIDEMHMLVGAGAAGSAVDAANILKPALARGELQCIGATTPDDYRKYVEKDAALERRFQPVYVSEPTPQETIEILKGIRSRYEAHHKVRITDEAILSAVRLSIRYITDRYLPDKAIDLIDEAAARVRMYKSPHARELLEIFRNLRRIRQRKEEILEFGNYEEAVALRLKEVELEKQLSSLREEWDLSEDLPMVTPEDIAEVVSMWTGIPVTSLAEEETKRLLRMEEELHKRIVSQDEAIETIAKAVRRARAGLKDPRRPIGTFIFMGPTGVGKTELAKALAEFMFGTEEALIQIDMSEFMERHTVSRLIGAPPGYVGYEEGGQLTEAVRHRPYSVILLDEIEKAHPEVFNILLQIMEEGHLTDGRGRRVDFRNCIIIMTSNIGVERLNRAAALGFKATRDEVKDLQTRYEAMKEQVMAELKRTFRPEFLNRVDAVVVFKPLTKEDIKKIVDLEIGKLAKRLEEQKLAIEITEEAREFLAEKGYDPNFGARPLKRAIQRYVEEPLSEAILEGRFKLGDTVVVNLREGGISLDPKGALQKETSPLREALN
- a CDS encoding rubredoxin, with the translated sequence MKRYECTVCGYIYDPTKGDPDRNVPAGTPFEQLPDDWVCPDCGATKDMFQPLD
- a CDS encoding FprA family A-type flavoprotein, translated to MPPISIAPGIFWVGINDRTTDLFEGLWPIEREGVSYNYYIILDEKKVLIDLAKGFKTDEFFSNIAEVTNPAEIDYVVINHMEPDHTGTLYTFRQVAPKATIIVTPKGAELLKNFFGITENVKVVEDGELLTLGQRTLRFLHTPFVHWPETMMTYETNSQILFSCDAFGGYGALRGAIFEDECTDLDFYKKEALRYYVTVVATFSGPVLRAIEKLKDLKIDIIAPSHGLLWRKNPSVIVELYRLWASYATSPGEPAVTLIYGSMYGNTEKFMNAVAQGVSREGVPVEIFDAARVHPAYILPYLWTRQGVIIGAPTYEGGLFPPVAHALDIAALKRVMNKKAAYFGSYGWSGGALRRLKEILERLKWELVDTLVFAGRPEPEELKKGEEFGAKFARLIKETP
- a CDS encoding FAD-dependent oxidoreductase, translating into MKPLPLNLVIIGNGVAGITAALELARRKTGEIDVFTKEPYHYYYRPRLPSFIAGELSEKELFPHEPSWYENAGIKIHLSTPVVRLFPERKAIVTADGREYSYRKLLLATGSLPLLPPLEGIDREGVFTLRTLDDARAIKSYSEQCERAVILGGGLLGLEAARALRVRGLSVVVLERASYLLPRQLDEEGARVLQKLVENMGIRVEVSAEARAILGNGKVEGVVLSDGRKFQAQLVLITIGVKCNAGLAREAGLMVEGGILVDERMATSAPDIYAAGDVAYFRGRSWGIIPVALAQAQVAAASMAGEEATYREVVPSNSLKIMDIEVTSAGEVNLPENQGIHLRFSRPEAGIYRKIVLRDGTAVGCVSIGDRKWGAMVEKLIKDKTTMAFEEALKLLEGGA
- a CDS encoding class II SORL domain-containing protein, which translates into the protein MIGELYQKADWKTEKHVPVIEAPSEVKAGELFQVKVSIGKEIAHPNTTEHHIRWINVYFHPEGDKYAYDVGYFAFNAHGESVQGPNTGPVYTHHEVVFWMKVQKSGTLYATSYCNIHGLWEYVHPIKVVE